A genome region from Candidatus Binatia bacterium includes the following:
- a CDS encoding glutathione S-transferase family protein, with translation MSDLILHHYWESPYAEKIRRIFGFKKLAWRSVIIPIIMPKPDLLALTGGYRKTPVLQIGADVYCDTDLIARVLDTIAPDPPLFPDDCYGQCYMLGPWQQEFFWLCVRSAGAAAPLFPPGFLEDRATMRDNPITRDQAIADVPVHREQLRAKLDFLDTQLRGRRFVLGDRISLADFEMFHPANLLAKIAQVSPLLDPFPNIGRWLARIDELGYGDVSEMTGGEAVEAARAAAPVPGGTVDADEPNALRLGDRVEVVHESFGRDPVAGDVVSSSVHEIAIHRRDERTGDVVVHFPREHYRIRKI, from the coding sequence ATGAGCGACCTGATTCTTCATCATTACTGGGAGTCGCCGTACGCGGAGAAGATCCGTCGCATCTTCGGCTTCAAGAAACTCGCGTGGCGCTCGGTGATCATCCCGATCATCATGCCGAAGCCCGACCTGCTCGCGCTGACCGGCGGCTACCGCAAGACCCCGGTGCTGCAGATCGGCGCCGACGTCTACTGCGACACCGATCTGATCGCGCGCGTGCTCGACACGATTGCGCCCGATCCGCCGCTGTTTCCGGACGACTGCTACGGGCAGTGCTACATGCTCGGTCCCTGGCAGCAGGAGTTTTTCTGGCTCTGCGTGCGCAGCGCCGGCGCCGCCGCGCCGCTGTTTCCGCCGGGTTTCCTCGAAGACCGCGCGACGATGCGCGACAATCCGATTACCCGCGACCAGGCCATTGCCGACGTACCGGTGCACCGCGAGCAGCTTCGCGCCAAGCTCGACTTCCTCGATACCCAGCTTCGCGGCCGCCGCTTCGTGCTCGGCGATCGCATCAGTCTTGCCGACTTCGAGATGTTCCATCCCGCGAACCTGCTGGCGAAGATTGCGCAGGTCAGCCCGCTTCTGGATCCGTTCCCGAACATCGGCCGGTGGCTGGCGCGCATCGACGAGCTGGGCTACGGCGACGTTTCGGAGATGACCGGTGGCGAAGCGGTCGAGGCTGCGCGCGCCGCGGCTCCGGTTCCCGGTGGCACCGTCGATGCCGACGAACCTAACGCTCTTCGCCTCGGCGATCGTGTCGAAGTCGTCCATGAGAGCTTCGGACGCGATCCGGTTGCCGGCGACGTCGTGTCGTCGTCGGTCCACGAGATCGCGATCCATCGCCGGGACGAGCGTACGGGCGACGTCGTCGTCCACTTTCCGCGCGAGCACTATCGCATCCGCAAAATCTGA
- a CDS encoding crotonase/enoyl-CoA hydratase family protein, translating to MPVRVERAENVFTVILSRPERRNAVDRDTATELAAAFREFDADPEARVAVLFGEGGTFCAGADLQAVAENGGNVVRAGGDGPMGPSRMKLSKPVIAAVAGYAVAGGLELAIWCDLRVAEKSAVFGVFCRRWGVPLVDGGTVRLPRLIGQGRALDMILTGRPVGADEALRIGLADRVVDDGCARYEAEALARQIAAFPQVCMNADRASAYAQWDGDFDAAMRGETEGGLRVLASGETVSGAMRFAGGAGRHGKFE from the coding sequence ATGCCAGTAAGAGTCGAACGAGCAGAAAACGTCTTCACCGTCATTCTTTCGCGACCCGAACGCCGTAATGCGGTCGACCGGGATACGGCCACGGAGCTTGCCGCAGCGTTCCGGGAATTTGACGCGGATCCCGAAGCCCGGGTCGCCGTGCTCTTCGGCGAAGGCGGCACCTTCTGTGCCGGGGCCGACCTGCAGGCGGTGGCGGAAAACGGCGGAAACGTGGTCCGGGCAGGCGGCGACGGGCCGATGGGGCCGTCACGGATGAAGCTGTCCAAGCCGGTCATCGCCGCGGTGGCAGGCTACGCCGTGGCCGGCGGCCTCGAGCTGGCGATCTGGTGCGACCTTCGCGTGGCCGAAAAGAGCGCGGTCTTCGGCGTGTTCTGCCGGCGCTGGGGCGTACCGCTGGTCGACGGCGGCACCGTGAGGCTGCCGCGCCTGATTGGCCAGGGACGGGCGTTGGACATGATCCTGACCGGCCGGCCGGTGGGCGCCGACGAAGCGCTGCGCATCGGGCTGGCCGACCGCGTCGTCGACGACGGGTGCGCGCGATACGAGGCCGAGGCGCTGGCGCGGCAGATCGCCGCGTTTCCCCAGGTCTGCATGAACGCCGACCGCGCTTCCGCGTACGCGCAGTGGGACGGCGACTTCGATGCCGCGATGCGCGGCGAGACCGAAGGCGGACTCAGAGTGCTCGCGAGCGGCGAGACCGTCAGCGGCGCGATGCGTTTTGCCGGGGGAGCCGGCCGCCACGGGAAGTTCGAGTAG
- a CDS encoding di-heme oxidoredictase family protein: MRWCLTPVASIVAVAMLFSIACGQETAAAASPETASQSWRSDCQPIVRPAPLSMDAARDALRTAERRQDLKLREAASPGALMREVHAKIGAKDLAGGQVCPSELAELGERLFEHEFNFADGLGSGEASHSSTGPFRRVHGGLFGGPETISCTSCHWIGGPGGAGAETDDAFLDGDGKTPGAGDARNPQALAALGVVQALAREMTRDLQHQRDALLADAAKAGDSREKHLVTKGIDFGVLRATKSGAIDASGLAGIDGDLVVKPFGWKGTRADIESFASEALQFHLGVQSDDLVASDDVAMKGSGKDPMDPDGDGVRGEFDHAAMAAVTTHLALLEMPVIEPLIQDRMLAPAATGLLAPTTTSFVDAFARGREEFHALGCASCHQPMMVLDSPMVEINGLPPIDLSKQMRQPGLVYDDSVRGYPVWLFSDLKRHDMGEANRARHVQRGVAVEQYLTPRLWGVANSAPYLHDGRAPSLDYAIAGHDGEGAAARAAFSALSLEDKGALRVYLMSLRRAPRIIVP; this comes from the coding sequence GTGCGCTGGTGCCTGACCCCGGTCGCCTCGATCGTCGCGGTTGCGATGCTGTTCTCGATCGCATGCGGCCAAGAGACGGCCGCCGCTGCGTCGCCCGAAACCGCTTCGCAGTCGTGGCGCTCCGATTGCCAGCCGATCGTGCGGCCCGCTCCGCTCAGCATGGATGCTGCGCGCGATGCGCTGCGCACCGCCGAGCGGCGCCAGGATCTGAAGCTTCGCGAAGCCGCTTCGCCCGGTGCGCTGATGCGCGAAGTGCACGCGAAGATCGGCGCGAAGGATCTCGCCGGCGGGCAGGTGTGCCCGTCGGAGCTGGCCGAGCTCGGCGAACGGTTGTTCGAGCACGAGTTCAACTTTGCCGACGGCCTTGGAAGCGGCGAAGCGTCGCATTCATCGACAGGGCCTTTTCGCCGCGTGCACGGCGGGCTTTTCGGCGGACCGGAGACGATCTCGTGCACGTCGTGCCACTGGATCGGCGGCCCCGGCGGTGCGGGCGCCGAGACGGACGATGCGTTCCTCGACGGCGACGGCAAAACGCCTGGTGCAGGCGACGCTCGAAATCCGCAGGCCCTCGCTGCCCTCGGCGTCGTGCAGGCGCTGGCACGAGAGATGACGCGCGACCTGCAGCATCAGCGCGATGCATTGCTTGCCGATGCGGCGAAGGCCGGAGATTCGCGCGAAAAACACCTGGTGACCAAGGGCATCGATTTCGGCGTGCTGCGCGCGACGAAGAGCGGGGCGATCGACGCGTCCGGCCTTGCCGGCATCGACGGCGATCTCGTCGTCAAGCCGTTCGGATGGAAAGGCACGCGCGCCGACATCGAGAGCTTCGCGAGCGAGGCGCTGCAGTTTCACCTCGGCGTGCAGAGCGACGATCTCGTGGCCTCCGACGACGTTGCGATGAAGGGCAGCGGCAAGGATCCGATGGATCCGGACGGCGACGGAGTGCGAGGGGAGTTCGATCACGCGGCGATGGCGGCAGTGACGACGCATCTTGCGCTGCTCGAGATGCCGGTCATCGAGCCGCTGATCCAGGACCGCATGCTGGCGCCCGCGGCGACCGGACTTCTCGCGCCGACGACGACGAGCTTCGTCGATGCTTTTGCGCGGGGGCGCGAAGAATTCCATGCGCTGGGCTGCGCGTCGTGCCACCAGCCGATGATGGTGCTCGACAGTCCGATGGTCGAGATCAACGGGCTGCCGCCGATCGATCTGTCGAAACAGATGCGCCAGCCGGGCCTCGTCTACGATGACAGTGTGCGCGGATATCCGGTGTGGCTGTTCAGCGATCTCAAGCGCCACGACATGGGCGAGGCCAATCGCGCGCGGCACGTGCAGCGCGGGGTTGCGGTGGAGCAGTACCTCACGCCGCGGCTGTGGGGTGTTGCCAACTCGGCGCCGTATCTTCACGACGGCCGCGCACCGAGCCTCGACTACGCGATCGCGGGCCACGACGGCGAAGGCGCCGCCGCGCGCGCCGCATTCTCCGCGCTGTCGCTCGAGGACAAGGGCGCCCTGCGCGTCTACCTGATGTCCCTGCGCCGAGCCCCCCGCATAATTGTTCCATAG
- a CDS encoding TetR/AcrR family transcriptional regulator, with product MVRPITATRERILAAALTRFSQYGFRRTSMEDIAAEAGVSRASLYSQFQNKEEIFRSLAAQLHDEAIEGAEAALREPGPLAERLQAGVEAKMLRFLEIGYASPHGSELLGENTRLCGDLAASMEARFDELLTGVLKKADRDGRIDLAGAGLSASEAAELLARSMSGLKGPGVSAVTYRKRLAALLRVFVTGLGAQGLDPQARPCDTGDAYKTTASRRPRRQAGTPLRKRSAGR from the coding sequence ATGGTCCGCCCCATCACCGCTACACGCGAGCGCATCCTGGCCGCCGCGCTGACCCGCTTCTCCCAGTACGGCTTCCGGCGCACGTCGATGGAAGACATCGCCGCCGAAGCCGGCGTGTCGCGCGCGTCGCTGTACTCCCAGTTCCAGAACAAGGAAGAGATTTTCCGCAGCCTTGCGGCCCAGCTCCACGACGAGGCCATCGAAGGAGCGGAAGCAGCGTTGCGGGAGCCGGGCCCCCTGGCCGAGCGTCTGCAGGCCGGCGTCGAGGCCAAAATGCTGCGCTTCCTCGAGATCGGCTATGCCTCCCCGCACGGCAGCGAGCTGCTCGGCGAGAACACGCGTCTTTGCGGAGACCTCGCTGCTTCGATGGAAGCGCGCTTCGACGAGCTGCTCACTGGCGTGCTGAAGAAAGCCGACCGTGATGGCCGGATCGATCTTGCGGGCGCGGGACTGTCCGCTTCGGAGGCCGCCGAACTGCTGGCGCGCTCGATGTCCGGCCTGAAGGGCCCGGGCGTGAGCGCCGTCACGTATCGAAAACGCCTCGCGGCGCTACTGAGGGTATTCGTGACGGGGCTCGGTGCGCAGGGTTTGGATCCGCAGGCGCGTCCGTGCGACACCGGCGACGCTTACAAAACTACCGCGTCCCGCCGCCCGCGCCGCCAAGCCGGGACTCCGCTACGCAAGAGGAGCGCAGGCCGATGA
- a CDS encoding enoyl-CoA hydratase/isomerase family protein — protein sequence MSDTPPSPPFESLRAEIDPVDARLGRLTLARPERLNAMGATMLRELAVAARWFDEQREVRVVIVRGEGRSFSAGADLRDPPLVDGIPASGKSWIFRREVGQYGLRMADAIEQMHATTIAQVHGHSVGGGLVLMAACDLRVVADDTVMFIPEIDIGIPLAWGGIPRLVREIGPALTKELVMTCRRFSAAEAKSIGFVNRVVAASDVEREAEGLAREIASKPSVPIVVTKEHVNAVAHAMSAGTTSFGDGDALLGSAQDPESLAAMRAYVSERIGKKRAD from the coding sequence ATGAGTGACACCCCTCCGTCGCCCCCTTTCGAATCGCTGCGGGCCGAGATCGACCCGGTGGACGCACGCCTCGGGCGCCTTACCCTGGCCCGGCCCGAGCGCCTGAACGCGATGGGAGCCACGATGCTGCGCGAGCTTGCCGTCGCGGCGCGCTGGTTCGACGAGCAGCGCGAGGTGCGCGTGGTGATCGTGCGCGGCGAGGGCCGCTCGTTCAGCGCCGGCGCCGATCTCCGCGATCCGCCGCTGGTGGACGGCATTCCTGCGTCGGGGAAAAGCTGGATTTTCCGCCGGGAAGTGGGCCAGTACGGGCTTCGCATGGCGGACGCGATCGAGCAGATGCACGCGACGACGATCGCGCAGGTGCACGGTCACAGCGTCGGCGGCGGGCTCGTACTGATGGCGGCGTGCGACCTTCGAGTCGTCGCCGATGACACCGTGATGTTCATTCCCGAGATCGACATCGGCATTCCGCTGGCGTGGGGTGGAATTCCGCGCCTCGTGCGCGAGATCGGACCCGCGCTTACCAAGGAGCTCGTGATGACGTGCCGCCGCTTCAGCGCCGCCGAAGCGAAGTCGATCGGCTTCGTCAATCGCGTCGTCGCGGCGAGTGATGTCGAGCGTGAAGCGGAAGGCCTCGCACGCGAGATCGCATCGAAGCCGTCGGTGCCGATCGTCGTCACGAAGGAACACGTCAATGCCGTCGCGCACGCAATGAGCGCCGGCACGACGAGCTTCGGTGACGGCGATGCGCTGCTCGGCAGCGCCCAGGATCCCGAGTCGCTGGCGGCGATGCGCGCGTACGTCTCGGAGAGAATCGGGAAGAAGCGGGCGGACTAG
- a CDS encoding 3-deoxy-7-phosphoheptulonate synthase: MFHQTDDLRIAGLRPLIPPEILFEELPITEKASTVVSDAREEATRIVRGQDDRLLVIVGPCSIHDPAAALEYARRLLPVRQQLAADLCIFMRVYFEKPRTTVGWKGLINDPDLDGSFQINRGLRRARHLLLELAELAVPAGSEFLDTISPQFIADLISWGAIGARTTESQIHRELASGLSVPVGFKNGTDGNVQICIDAIRAAAGAHHFLSVTKQGLSAIVETRGNDACHVILRGSSAGPNHDHATIDSLVAKLRDAGVCDRVMIDCSHGNSRKDYRRQVAVAGEVAAQVAAGNRSICGLMLESHLVAGRQDLVPGKPLVYGQSITDACISWDETVPILEQAAGAARQRRDAADSARSARGSTK; encoded by the coding sequence ATGTTCCATCAGACCGATGATCTTCGGATCGCAGGCCTTCGCCCGCTGATCCCGCCCGAGATCCTGTTCGAAGAGCTCCCGATCACCGAGAAGGCGTCGACCGTCGTCTCCGACGCCCGCGAAGAGGCCACCCGCATCGTGCGCGGGCAGGACGACCGCCTGCTGGTCATCGTCGGTCCCTGCTCGATCCACGATCCGGCCGCAGCGCTCGAATACGCCCGGCGGCTATTGCCGGTGCGCCAGCAGCTCGCGGCCGACCTCTGCATCTTCATGCGGGTCTACTTCGAGAAGCCGCGCACGACGGTCGGATGGAAGGGCCTGATCAACGACCCCGACCTCGACGGCAGTTTCCAGATCAACCGCGGCCTGCGGCGCGCCCGGCATCTCCTGCTCGAGCTGGCAGAGCTCGCCGTGCCGGCGGGCTCCGAGTTCCTCGACACGATCAGCCCGCAGTTCATCGCCGACCTGATCTCGTGGGGCGCCATCGGCGCGCGCACCACCGAGAGCCAGATACACCGGGAGCTGGCATCGGGCCTTTCGGTCCCTGTCGGATTCAAGAACGGCACCGACGGCAACGTCCAGATCTGCATCGACGCGATTCGCGCCGCGGCCGGCGCTCACCATTTCCTGTCGGTCACCAAGCAGGGTCTTTCGGCCATCGTCGAGACCCGCGGCAACGACGCCTGCCACGTCATCCTGCGCGGCTCGTCGGCCGGCCCGAACCACGACCATGCGACGATCGACAGCCTGGTCGCGAAGCTGCGCGACGCGGGGGTGTGCGACCGCGTGATGATCGACTGCAGCCACGGCAACAGCCGCAAGGACTACCGGCGCCAGGTCGCGGTGGCCGGCGAAGTCGCCGCGCAGGTCGCGGCCGGAAACCGCTCGATCTGCGGGCTGATGCTCGAGTCGCACCTGGTGGCCGGTCGCCAGGACCTCGTCCCCGGCAAGCCGCTGGTTTACGGCCAGAGCATCACCGATGCCTGCATTTCGTGGGACGAGACGGTGCCGATCCTCGAGCAGGCGGCCGGCGCGGCGAGGCAGAGGCGCGACGCCGCCGACTCGGCGCGGTCCGCGCGAGGAAGCACGAAGTAG
- a CDS encoding FG-GAP-like repeat-containing protein, with product MRPLPLHLAAFLFVLSGAGSAHADEAPPAPRILAPPPCDASSHGWCRALRINGDVPHGEVGFRFGEPVDMDGDGRADIAAGARFKLADGIFQDGTAEVWSGATGAKIRQWDGTLKNGLFGHSVLPIGDISGDGLADLVISAPNAEVEPGVFRGVISARSPKTGAEIWSHRADREENLGWDLAAAGDQNGDGAPDIFAGAPSGSGGRVYLLSGKDGSVLQTYAPEKPSQSFGWYLARTEDFDGDGKSDLLVGDFTYLDSPGRATGRAQLLSSKTGALLREWKGDGADMGLGEIVAQVGDFDGDGKGDFAISAPRTFDHTRKLPGEMWIYSSKTGAVLRHWVGRQHGELYGRMVVSAGDIDGDGFDDIAIGAPWYLEADHEKAGRMEIRSGRTGEVLAEWFGDDSEAWFGWHIRRAPDPDGKGQPALLVASLRHKVGTDDLVGYLDLFVMRK from the coding sequence GTGCGACCGCTTCCACTTCATCTCGCTGCGTTCCTCTTCGTCCTGTCGGGCGCGGGCAGTGCCCACGCGGACGAAGCGCCGCCCGCACCTCGCATCCTCGCGCCGCCGCCCTGCGACGCTTCCAGTCACGGCTGGTGTCGCGCGCTGCGCATCAACGGAGATGTGCCGCACGGAGAAGTCGGCTTCCGCTTCGGTGAACCCGTGGACATGGACGGAGACGGCCGCGCCGACATCGCCGCCGGCGCGCGCTTCAAGCTCGCCGACGGAATTTTCCAGGACGGCACCGCGGAAGTCTGGTCCGGCGCCACCGGAGCGAAGATCCGGCAGTGGGACGGGACGCTGAAGAACGGCCTGTTCGGCCACTCGGTGCTGCCGATCGGCGACATCAGCGGCGACGGCCTTGCCGACCTCGTGATCTCGGCGCCGAACGCCGAAGTGGAACCGGGAGTGTTCCGCGGCGTCATCTCGGCGCGCTCGCCGAAGACCGGCGCCGAAATCTGGTCGCACCGGGCCGACCGCGAAGAGAATCTCGGCTGGGATCTCGCTGCTGCCGGCGATCAGAACGGCGACGGCGCGCCCGATATCTTTGCCGGGGCACCATCCGGAAGCGGCGGCCGCGTCTACCTGCTGAGCGGCAAGGACGGGTCGGTGCTGCAGACTTACGCGCCGGAAAAGCCGAGCCAGTCGTTCGGCTGGTATCTTGCGCGCACCGAGGACTTCGACGGCGACGGCAAGAGCGATCTTCTCGTCGGCGACTTCACGTATCTGGACTCACCGGGCCGTGCGACCGGCCGCGCCCAGCTCCTGTCGTCGAAGACCGGAGCGCTGCTGCGCGAATGGAAGGGCGACGGCGCCGACATGGGTCTCGGCGAAATCGTCGCGCAGGTCGGCGACTTCGATGGCGACGGCAAGGGCGACTTCGCGATCTCGGCTCCGCGCACGTTCGATCATACGCGCAAGCTGCCCGGCGAAATGTGGATCTACTCGTCGAAGACCGGCGCGGTGCTGCGTCACTGGGTGGGCAGGCAGCACGGGGAGCTGTACGGCCGCATGGTCGTGAGCGCCGGCGACATCGACGGCGACGGCTTCGACGACATCGCGATCGGCGCGCCGTGGTACCTCGAAGCCGACCACGAAAAAGCCGGGCGCATGGAGATCCGCTCGGGTCGCACCGGCGAAGTGCTCGCCGAGTGGTTCGGCGACGACAGCGAAGCGTGGTTCGGCTGGCACATCCGCCGCGCCCCCGACCCCGACGGCAAAGGCCAGCCCGCCCTGCTCGTCGCATCCCTGCGCCACAAAGTCGGCACCGACGACCTCGTCGGCTACCTCGACCTGTTTGTCATGCGAAAGTAG
- a CDS encoding HU family DNA-binding protein, producing the protein MAKKSAPIAAAMTKSQLMASIAESTKLSKRQVAGVVESLGEHIVRHLKPKGVGKFTLPGLAKFTAVNKPARKARKGVNPFTGEEIMIKAKPASRGVRIRPLKALKDQV; encoded by the coding sequence ATGGCAAAGAAATCCGCACCCATCGCCGCGGCGATGACCAAGAGCCAGCTCATGGCATCGATCGCCGAATCCACCAAGCTGTCCAAGCGTCAGGTTGCCGGCGTCGTCGAGTCCCTCGGCGAGCACATCGTCCGTCACCTCAAGCCGAAGGGCGTCGGCAAGTTCACGCTGCCGGGACTCGCCAAGTTCACGGCCGTGAACAAGCCTGCCCGCAAGGCGCGCAAGGGCGTCAACCCGTTCACGGGCGAGGAGATCATGATCAAGGCGAAGCCCGCCTCGCGCGGCGTCCGGATCCGTCCTCTCAAGGCCCTGAAGGACCAGGTCTGA
- a CDS encoding SDR family oxidoreductase — protein sequence MSICRRSVPSGHSQRAHGARCSAGERRPMLSGRTAPDAQRARRPHKSGRVRLRPSSRRSSAMSQVTLSGKTAIVTGASSGIGRSIAETLGAAGAHVILAGRTRDAMDESKKKIEAAGGKADIVVCDVRKVDDTRKLVADAVAKTGRLDIMVNNAGLSYPAPILDGDPEHWRAMLETNILALLVGCQEAVRAMRKCGAEGHVVNISSIAAHRSDSGVYGSTKHAVSSISSTLRRELEDDNIRVVNICPGAIGTNFARNFDPGFISGFLKTAGADVDVRQGERLPDEVMETVQPRMRQLLSSPQDVANAVLFAVTQPIWVNIAELTIRPPKQIPL from the coding sequence ATGTCAATTTGCCGGCGTTCGGTTCCGTCGGGCCATTCTCAGCGGGCGCACGGCGCCCGATGCTCAGCGGGCGAACGGCGCCCGATGCTCAGCGGGCGCACGGCGCCTGATGCACAGCGGGCGAGGCGCCCGCACAAGTCCGGGCGGGTACGACTGCGCCCGTCTTCCAGGAGGAGTTCCGCCATGTCGCAAGTCACCCTTTCCGGAAAAACCGCCATCGTCACCGGGGCCAGCAGCGGGATCGGCCGCTCGATCGCCGAGACTCTCGGCGCGGCAGGTGCCCACGTCATTCTCGCCGGTCGCACCCGCGACGCGATGGACGAATCGAAGAAGAAGATCGAAGCCGCCGGCGGGAAGGCGGACATCGTCGTCTGCGACGTCCGCAAGGTCGACGACACCCGCAAGCTCGTCGCCGACGCCGTCGCGAAGACCGGCCGACTCGACATCATGGTCAACAACGCCGGACTTTCGTATCCCGCGCCGATCCTCGACGGCGATCCGGAGCACTGGAGGGCGATGCTCGAGACGAACATCCTCGCGCTGCTCGTCGGTTGCCAGGAAGCGGTGCGCGCGATGCGCAAGTGCGGCGCCGAGGGGCACGTCGTCAACATTTCGTCGATCGCAGCCCATCGCAGCGACTCGGGCGTCTACGGGTCGACCAAGCACGCCGTCAGCTCGATCTCGAGCACGCTGCGCCGCGAGCTGGAGGACGACAACATCCGCGTCGTCAACATCTGTCCCGGCGCGATCGGCACGAACTTCGCGCGCAACTTCGACCCAGGCTTCATCTCCGGCTTCCTGAAGACCGCCGGCGCCGACGTCGATGTGCGCCAGGGCGAGCGGCTTCCGGACGAAGTCATGGAAACCGTGCAGCCGCGGATGCGCCAGCTCCTGTCGAGCCCGCAGGACGTCGCCAACGCCGTGCTCTTCGCCGTCACGCAACCGATCTGGGTGAACATCGCGGAGCTGACGATCCGTCCTCCCAAGCAGATCCCGCTCTGA
- a CDS encoding di-heme oxidoredictase family protein, which translates to MPSATAAPAAGSAATAEAARNLALRDRGLPDDVTTSELLTRAIDLRRREDFDRMLDAYEPGELIEHATLNDIDFDNRKLGVDTLFVVGDELFAYLFRPENGWGGKGRRIDAIDYTPSPRRIHDGLKGGPDAFACASCHSKGGPDGAGTGTQNAFLRGDGVALASADQRNPPHMLGLGPVELLGREMSSELAAEAKAAADAAKKGKRAVDKPLVTKGVSFGTITSDADGKLDYSKIQGVDPDLVIKPFGWKGHQATLRAMIEESLQIHQGLLSKRIQLAIKDGTLDRGPYGNGPWYDVDEDGVSLEIDSGMLTTVVGYLAQLEVPVIRPPHDAQLLDLFAAGRRSFETIGCASCHVPSLDLKDPKLNAADGVPNAPAFLIDLSKDGDQPKVEPRYASPTTSYIVHLFSDLKRHDMGPSLASPAAQGAIAASVFLTRPLWGLAETAPYLHDGRAPTIQDAIVMHGGEAKAARDAYLALDENGKAGVRVFLASLSRQPKLFLP; encoded by the coding sequence GTGCCGTCCGCAACGGCTGCCCCGGCGGCAGGCTCCGCCGCCACGGCCGAGGCCGCCCGCAACCTGGCGCTGCGTGACCGCGGCCTGCCCGACGACGTCACGACGAGCGAGCTGCTCACGCGCGCGATCGACCTGCGCCGCCGCGAAGATTTCGATCGCATGCTCGATGCGTACGAGCCGGGCGAGCTGATCGAGCACGCGACGCTGAACGACATCGACTTCGACAACCGCAAGCTCGGCGTCGACACGTTGTTCGTCGTCGGCGACGAGCTCTTCGCCTACCTGTTCCGTCCCGAGAACGGATGGGGAGGTAAGGGCCGGCGCATCGACGCGATCGATTACACGCCGAGCCCGCGTCGCATTCACGACGGCCTGAAGGGAGGCCCCGACGCATTCGCATGCGCCAGCTGTCACTCCAAGGGCGGTCCCGACGGCGCCGGCACCGGCACGCAGAATGCGTTCCTGCGCGGCGACGGCGTCGCGCTCGCGAGCGCCGACCAGCGCAATCCTCCGCACATGCTCGGACTCGGCCCGGTCGAATTGCTAGGCAGGGAGATGTCGAGCGAGCTTGCCGCCGAGGCGAAAGCCGCCGCCGACGCTGCGAAAAAAGGAAAACGCGCAGTCGACAAGCCGCTCGTGACGAAAGGCGTCTCGTTCGGCACGATCACCTCGGATGCAGACGGCAAGCTCGACTACTCGAAAATCCAGGGCGTGGATCCCGACCTCGTCATCAAGCCGTTCGGATGGAAAGGCCACCAGGCGACCTTGCGTGCGATGATCGAGGAATCGCTGCAGATCCACCAGGGCCTGCTGTCCAAGCGCATCCAGCTCGCGATCAAGGACGGAACCCTCGATCGCGGGCCGTACGGCAACGGCCCTTGGTACGACGTCGACGAAGACGGAGTGTCGCTCGAGATCGATTCCGGAATGCTGACGACGGTGGTCGGCTATCTCGCGCAGCTCGAAGTGCCGGTGATCCGGCCTCCGCACGACGCGCAGCTTCTCGACCTATTTGCCGCGGGCAGGCGCAGCTTCGAGACGATCGGCTGCGCGAGCTGCCACGTGCCGTCGCTCGACCTGAAGGATCCGAAGCTCAACGCCGCCGACGGTGTGCCCAATGCACCGGCGTTTCTCATCGATCTGTCGAAAGACGGCGATCAGCCGAAAGTGGAGCCGCGGTACGCATCGCCGACGACGTCGTACATCGTGCACCTGTTCAGCGATCTCAAGCGCCACGACATGGGACCCAGCCTGGCCTCGCCGGCTGCGCAGGGAGCGATTGCGGCCAGCGTGTTCCTCACGCGGCCGCTCTGGGGACTGGCCGAGACGGCGCCGTATCTTCACGACGGGCGCGCACCGACGATCCAGGATGCGATCGTGATGCACGGAGGTGAAGCGAAGGCCGCGCGCGACGCGTACCTCGCGCTCGACGAGAACGGCAAAGCGGGAGTGCGCGTGTTCCTCGCGTCGCTGTCGCGGCAGCCGAAGTTGTTCCTGCCATGA